The following coding sequences are from one Methanohalophilus halophilus window:
- a CDS encoding TrkA C-terminal domain-containing protein, with amino-acid sequence MIAAFITVFVVIILSLFINRIATIALTLTGLSREISRFQARSALTGAGFTTTESEKMMNHPVRRRILMLLMLVGNAGIITLMASVVLVFLSPSSDTLLSYVIVITLGLLVILILTRSKKADRFLSRVITFSLTRWTDIQTSDSASLIYLGGDYQVSELEVGSEDWLAGKVLNELNLVDEGVLILGIQKPGGKYIGAPVASTRIEINDVLLLYGRGESLRSLDRRRKGLRGAVAHAEAVAQQRDVVEEQETGTSKAEYDVVE; translated from the coding sequence ATGATAGCGGCATTTATTACGGTTTTTGTGGTAATTATTTTGTCTCTTTTTATCAATCGTATAGCCACTATTGCGTTAACCCTAACCGGTCTTTCCCGTGAGATCTCACGCTTCCAGGCAAGATCTGCACTTACAGGTGCGGGGTTTACTACTACGGAATCTGAAAAAATGATGAATCATCCTGTAAGGCGCAGGATACTGATGTTGCTTATGCTTGTGGGAAATGCTGGAATAATAACCCTGATGGCTTCTGTAGTCCTCGTTTTCCTGAGTCCCTCTTCTGATACATTGCTAAGTTATGTCATTGTCATTACACTTGGTTTGCTAGTAATTTTGATACTTACCCGTAGCAAAAAAGCCGATAGATTCCTCAGCCGTGTTATCACTTTTTCTCTTACCAGGTGGACTGACATCCAGACATCAGATTCTGCAAGCCTGATTTACCTGGGTGGCGATTATCAGGTTTCAGAACTGGAAGTTGGCTCTGAAGATTGGCTCGCCGGTAAAGTCCTGAATGAGTTGAACCTTGTGGATGAGGGAGTGCTTATACTTGGCATCCAGAAACCCGGCGGTAAATATATTGGAGCTCCTGTGGCATCTACACGTATTGAAATTAATGATGTACTCCTGCTATACGGCAGAGGTGAATCTTTGCGCTCCCTTGACAGAAGACGTAAAGGGCTCCGTGGGGCGGTTGCACATGCAGAAGCAGTGGCACAGCAGAGGGATGTGGTGGAAGAACAGGAAACAGGTACTTCTAAGGCTGAATATGATGTGGTGGAGTAA
- a CDS encoding MBL fold metallo-hydrolase: MINMAQGLEFRLVSFDSMGAKSSSILVKTPDTSILIDPGAAILQKSFPLSDSEKQFYLHSAIHKIKEEMKEAEHIIISHYHFDHYMVDEDSCKTYLNSNMWIKDPNRWINHSQWDRSRQFLQSLSRLNGTTLKYSPPMQCHYKDPVKCLPIAFSMDFGDYQQRREELISKWRKRFLKMQKRWSSEKWVETVSDAIHFSDGCEFKTGDTTVRFSRPLFHGIEYSATGWVIATIIEYGGKKLLHTSDLQGPVIEDHAQWIIDESPDILILDGPPTYLLGYLLNRTNLDRSINNIIRIIKECVPDLIIYDHHLLRDPLYRERTEKVWETAEKMNVNLMTAAEYKGLVPVVLK; encoded by the coding sequence ATGATAAATATGGCCCAGGGACTGGAATTTCGTCTTGTGTCCTTTGATTCAATGGGAGCTAAATCCTCATCGATTCTTGTAAAAACCCCCGATACAAGCATACTCATAGATCCCGGAGCTGCGATTCTGCAAAAGAGTTTTCCGCTTTCGGATTCTGAAAAACAGTTCTACCTGCACAGTGCTATACATAAAATCAAAGAAGAAATGAAAGAAGCGGAACATATCATAATCAGTCACTATCACTTTGATCACTATATGGTGGATGAAGATTCCTGTAAAACATATCTCAATAGCAATATGTGGATAAAGGATCCTAACAGGTGGATAAACCATTCACAATGGGATAGGTCCCGGCAGTTCCTGCAATCGTTGAGCCGGCTTAATGGGACTACTCTCAAATACTCTCCTCCGATGCAATGCCACTACAAAGATCCGGTGAAATGCTTACCTATAGCTTTTTCCATGGATTTTGGTGATTATCAGCAACGAAGGGAAGAATTAATTTCAAAATGGCGAAAAAGATTTTTGAAAATGCAAAAGCGCTGGTCATCTGAGAAATGGGTAGAAACCGTATCCGATGCAATACATTTTTCAGATGGCTGTGAATTTAAAACTGGCGACACCACGGTGCGCTTTAGTCGTCCACTTTTCCATGGAATCGAGTATTCTGCTACAGGATGGGTGATTGCTACTATTATAGAATATGGAGGTAAAAAATTACTTCATACATCGGATTTGCAGGGCCCCGTCATCGAAGACCATGCCCAGTGGATTATTGATGAAAGTCCAGATATATTGATACTTGATGGCCCCCCAACCTATCTTTTGGGTTACCTTCTCAACAGGACAAACCTTGACCGCAGCATAAATAATATCATCCGGATTATTAAGGAATGTGTTCCGGACCTTATTATATACGATCATCATCTTTTAAGGGACCCGCTTTACAGGGAGCGGACTGAAAAGGTGTGGGAAACTGCAGAGAAGATGAATGTCAATTTAATGACCGCTGCTGAATACAAGGGTCTTGTTCCTGTTGTTTTGAAATGA
- a CDS encoding DEAD/DEAH box helicase, translated as MESLTFKDLNLSKNIERAVEDMGFEEPTPIQSQSIPYLMEGKDVIGQAQTGTGKTAAFGIPALEMLDVKSKKVQVVVLCPTRELANQVAEEMSKLAKYQNTKMLPVYGGQPIDRQIKALRRGVHIVIGTPGRIMDHIQRKTLKLDGVKMLVLDEADEMLDMGFREDIEFILSRVPGQKQTVLFSATMPQPIIKLTKKYQQNPQMVKTVHKKLTVPQIEQFYFEVKNNAKTEVLCRLIDIYNFKSSLVFCNTKRNVDKQVETLKARGYLADGMHGDMRQAQRERVMSNFRKGEIETLVATDVAARGIDVENIEAVFNYDIPQDEESYVHRIGRTGRAGKEGVAITFASGKDIRKIKNIQKHTKAKIIRKNVPSQSDVEDIRAEMLSQNVKKIIDDGHIGKYEHWVENLLEEDYASVDVAAALVKILLSEEKK; from the coding sequence ATGGAATCATTAACTTTTAAAGATTTGAATTTATCGAAAAATATTGAACGTGCAGTTGAAGACATGGGTTTTGAGGAGCCCACCCCTATTCAGTCTCAATCTATTCCCTATCTTATGGAAGGTAAGGATGTAATAGGACAGGCGCAGACCGGTACCGGTAAAACTGCTGCCTTTGGGATACCTGCTCTTGAAATGCTGGATGTCAAGAGTAAGAAGGTTCAGGTAGTGGTCCTCTGTCCAACCAGAGAACTGGCAAATCAGGTTGCCGAGGAGATGAGCAAACTTGCCAAGTACCAGAATACCAAAATGTTACCTGTTTACGGTGGTCAGCCAATAGACAGGCAGATTAAGGCTTTGAGAAGAGGGGTACACATTGTAATTGGTACTCCCGGGCGAATTATGGACCATATACAGAGAAAGACACTGAAACTTGATGGTGTTAAAATGCTGGTACTCGATGAAGCTGATGAAATGCTTGATATGGGTTTCAGGGAGGACATTGAATTTATTCTCAGTCGCGTGCCCGGCCAGAAACAGACAGTTCTATTTTCTGCCACGATGCCCCAGCCAATTATTAAACTCACAAAGAAATACCAGCAAAATCCCCAGATGGTAAAGACGGTTCATAAGAAACTAACAGTCCCTCAGATTGAACAATTCTATTTTGAAGTCAAAAACAACGCAAAGACCGAAGTTTTGTGCCGTTTAATAGATATTTACAATTTCAAGTCCTCTCTTGTTTTCTGTAATACCAAGAGAAATGTCGATAAACAGGTTGAAACTCTCAAGGCACGAGGTTATCTTGCAGATGGAATGCATGGTGATATGAGGCAAGCGCAAAGGGAACGTGTCATGTCCAATTTCAGGAAAGGGGAAATTGAGACACTCGTTGCAACTGATGTTGCTGCCCGTGGTATCGATGTGGAGAACATTGAGGCTGTTTTCAATTATGACATCCCTCAGGACGAGGAATCATATGTCCACAGGATAGGCAGAACCGGTAGGGCAGGCAAAGAAGGAGTTGCGATAACCTTTGCTTCCGGTAAGGATATCCGTAAGATCAAAAATATACAGAAACACACCAAGGCAAAGATCATAAGGAAAAATGTTCCTTCCCAGAGTGATGTTGAAGATATCAGGGCGGAAATGCTGTCACAAAACGTCAAGAAGATAATCGATGATGGGCACATTGGCAAATATGAGCACTGGGTCGAAAATTTACTGGAAGAAGATTATGCTTCAGTGGATGTTGCAGCTGCCCTTGTGAAAATTCTGTTATCGGAAGAGAAGAAGTAA
- a CDS encoding TRAM domain-containing protein: MDSSAPVEAGESYEVTIEDIAREGDGIARVSGFVIFVPNTEVGDEVTVKVTKVMRKFAFGEVV, encoded by the coding sequence ATGGATTCAAGTGCACCAGTAGAAGCTGGCGAAAGTTATGAAGTGACCATCGAAGATATCGCAAGAGAAGGAGACGGCATTGCAAGAGTTAGCGGCTTTGTCATCTTTGTTCCAAACACCGAAGTCGGCGATGAAGTCACTGTTAAAGTCACCAAAGTAATGCGTAAATTCGCATTCGGTGAAGTAGTTTAA
- a CDS encoding ATP-dependent zinc protease family protein: MNKKEQGLMLGWREWVALPELGLHAIKAKVDTGARTSALHAFDIELYRENNIDIVRFLVHPIQKNLNFYIECKAPLKDRRQVTDSGGHKEMRYVIETPVVFDTYIYPIELTLTGRDTMRFKMLLGRNALKKRAMVNPTASFMCGKLDKKTLYELYGIKPEVNE; encoded by the coding sequence ATGAATAAAAAAGAACAGGGCTTGATGCTTGGATGGAGGGAGTGGGTTGCGCTACCTGAATTAGGACTGCATGCCATAAAAGCAAAAGTAGACACAGGTGCCAGAACATCTGCATTGCATGCATTTGATATCGAGCTTTACAGAGAGAATAATATTGATATAGTTAGATTTCTGGTTCATCCCATTCAAAAAAACTTAAATTTCTATATTGAATGCAAAGCGCCTCTAAAGGATAGACGTCAGGTGACCGATTCTGGTGGTCATAAGGAGATGCGTTATGTAATCGAAACACCTGTTGTTTTTGACACTTATATATACCCCATTGAACTAACGCTTACCGGGCGGGATACTATGCGTTTCAAGATGTTACTGGGGCGTAATGCACTTAAGAAAAGAGCAATGGTAAATCCGACTGCATCATTTATGTGTGGGAAACTGGATAAAAAAACATTATATGAACTATATGGGATAAAACCTGAGGTAAACGAATGA
- the rimK gene encoding 30S ribosomal protein S6--L-glutamate ligase, which produces MKIALLSRNKKLYSTRRLIEAAEEKGHTIQVIDVLRAYMNITSHKPSIHYKGEELNDFDAVIPRIGASVTFYGAAVLRQFEMMGVFPLNESVALTRSRDKLRSLQLLSRRGIGLPVTVYASKPDDVKDMVKMVGGAPLVVKILEGTQGIGVVLAETQKAAESIIEGFMGVNANILVQEYIKESKGADIRCFVVGGKVVASMKRQGPKGEFRSNIHRGGTATTIRITPEERSTAVRAAKIMGLNVAGVDLLRSNHGPVVMEVNSSPGLEGIESSTGKDIAGMIIDYIEKNSKFGKTRTRGKG; this is translated from the coding sequence ATGAAAATTGCTTTATTGTCAAGGAATAAGAAACTTTACTCAACTCGTCGCTTAATTGAAGCAGCAGAAGAGAAAGGGCATACAATTCAGGTTATAGATGTACTGCGCGCTTACATGAATATTACTTCTCACAAACCTTCCATTCACTATAAAGGCGAGGAATTGAACGATTTTGATGCGGTAATTCCCCGTATAGGTGCATCTGTCACATTCTATGGTGCTGCAGTTTTGCGGCAATTTGAAATGATGGGTGTTTTTCCTTTGAATGAATCAGTTGCACTTACCCGTTCCAGGGACAAATTGCGCTCTTTACAGTTACTCTCCCGCAGGGGCATAGGTTTACCTGTGACTGTGTATGCAAGCAAACCCGATGATGTAAAAGACATGGTAAAAATGGTTGGTGGTGCTCCACTTGTTGTTAAGATTCTTGAAGGTACACAGGGTATAGGTGTAGTGCTTGCAGAAACACAAAAAGCTGCAGAAAGTATTATTGAAGGATTTATGGGTGTAAATGCAAATATCCTGGTGCAGGAATACATAAAGGAATCCAAGGGAGCCGATATACGCTGTTTTGTTGTTGGGGGTAAGGTTGTGGCATCCATGAAAAGACAGGGGCCCAAAGGTGAATTCCGTTCAAACATTCACAGAGGAGGAACGGCAACTACTATCAGAATCACACCTGAAGAACGCTCAACTGCTGTGCGTGCTGCAAAAATAATGGGGCTTAATGTTGCAGGTGTTGATCTTTTACGTTCCAATCATGGACCTGTGGTGATGGAAGTAAACTCCAGTCCCGGTTTGGAAGGTATAGAATCTAGTACTGGCAAAGATATCGCAGGTATGATAATTGATTATATTGAGAAAAACAGTAAATTTGGTAAGACACGAACCAGAGGAAAAGGTTAA
- a CDS encoding succinylglutamate desuccinylase/aspartoacylase family protein: MQQPITIAGNTIQPGTRKSIELPIPSFYTHTSASMPVHVIHGRKPGPCLLVCAAIHGDEINGVEIIRRVLAHKTINNLKGTLIAIPIVNVFGFVSQSRYLPDRRDLNRSFPGSKKGSMTSRLANILMEEVVEHCSHIIDLHTGAVARYNLPQIRACLVDDTETEALARAFEVPVIINTELRDGSLREAAREKNIPVLLYEAGEALRFDEVAIRAGVRGILGVMHHLGMRTKARKKKGYETVISKSTQWIRSPNSGILRSISPLGTLVKKGDLLAYVGDPLGEVETKVMSSIFGIVIGKTNLPLVYEGDAIYHIARYPEAEEVSNYIESYHDELDPLNDEIADKNNSLA; the protein is encoded by the coding sequence ATGCAACAACCAATAACAATAGCAGGGAATACGATCCAGCCAGGAACAAGGAAATCCATCGAATTACCGATTCCCAGCTTTTATACTCATACATCGGCTTCAATGCCAGTTCATGTTATACATGGACGCAAACCTGGCCCCTGCCTACTTGTATGTGCTGCTATTCACGGGGATGAGATTAACGGTGTAGAAATTATTCGCCGTGTCCTTGCACATAAAACGATCAATAACCTCAAAGGCACTCTTATTGCCATACCAATTGTAAATGTATTTGGTTTTGTTTCCCAGTCTCGTTATTTACCGGATAGGCGAGATCTGAACCGCTCTTTTCCGGGTTCTAAAAAAGGTTCAATGACATCCAGACTTGCAAATATCTTGATGGAAGAGGTAGTAGAGCATTGCAGTCATATAATTGATCTTCATACCGGAGCTGTTGCCCGGTATAATTTACCTCAGATACGTGCATGCCTGGTAGATGATACAGAAACAGAAGCTTTAGCCCGTGCTTTTGAAGTACCGGTCATAATTAATACGGAACTGCGTGATGGCTCTTTGCGTGAAGCTGCTCGTGAGAAAAATATACCTGTTCTATTGTATGAAGCAGGTGAAGCACTTCGTTTTGACGAGGTCGCAATTCGAGCAGGTGTAAGGGGTATACTTGGAGTTATGCATCATTTAGGTATGAGGACAAAGGCCAGAAAAAAGAAAGGGTATGAGACTGTCATTTCCAAATCAACGCAATGGATCAGATCTCCTAATAGCGGAATATTACGTTCGATATCTCCTCTGGGGACGTTGGTCAAAAAAGGAGACTTACTGGCCTATGTAGGTGACCCTCTGGGTGAGGTTGAAACAAAAGTTATGAGTTCAATTTTTGGGATTGTAATCGGAAAAACAAATCTGCCGCTGGTTTATGAAGGAGATGCTATATATCATATTGCCAGATACCCAGAAGCAGAAGAGGTTTCTAATTATATAGAATCATATCATGATGAACTTGATCCTCTAAACGATGAAATAGCAGACAAGAATAATTCCCTGGCATAA
- a CDS encoding ATP-binding protein has translation MGLALVKKYVEMHGGDIWLESEVDKGSIFTFTIPASV, from the coding sequence CTGGGACTTGCCCTTGTCAAAAAATATGTAGAAATGCATGGTGGAGATATCTGGCTGGAAAGTGAAGTTGATAAGGGTAGTATCTTTACCTTCACAATACCTGCTAGTGTGTAA
- a CDS encoding phosphoribosyltransferase: MPIFKNRMDAGRKLAGELGEYANRKDVILLALPRGGVPVAYEIAKQLKVPMDIFLIRKLGVPGNEELAMGAIDSEDVRVLNQDIIRSFGISDRTIAKVAAEERRELHRRERLYRGDRKRPELKGRTVILIDDGLATGATMLAAVKALRSKNPSNLVIAVPVASLDTCRAFEREVDDIICGATPEPFYGVGAWYEDFRQVTDEEVCDMLEKSMSLQKPEED, encoded by the coding sequence ATGCCAATATTCAAGAATAGGATGGATGCCGGGCGCAAACTGGCTGGCGAATTAGGTGAGTATGCAAACAGGAAGGACGTTATTTTGCTTGCCCTTCCCAGGGGTGGAGTACCGGTTGCATATGAAATTGCAAAACAACTGAAAGTACCTATGGACATTTTTCTGATTCGGAAACTCGGTGTTCCTGGGAACGAAGAACTGGCAATGGGAGCTATCGATTCAGAGGATGTCCGTGTACTGAATCAAGATATAATCAGGTCTTTTGGTATTTCCGATAGAACGATTGCCAAAGTTGCAGCTGAGGAACGTAGAGAGCTACATAGAAGAGAACGGCTATACCGAGGAGATCGCAAACGTCCAGAATTAAAGGGTCGTACTGTAATTTTGATTGATGATGGTTTGGCTACAGGTGCCACTATGCTAGCTGCAGTTAAAGCATTGCGTTCCAAAAACCCATCAAATTTAGTAATTGCTGTCCCGGTTGCTTCCTTAGATACATGTAGGGCTTTTGAAAGGGAAGTTGACGATATAATCTGTGGCGCCACTCCGGAACCTTTCTATGGGGTAGGTGCCTGGTATGAAGACTTCAGGCAGGTAACCGATGAGGAAGTCTGTGATATGCTGGAAAAAAGTATGTCATTACAAAAACCAGAGGAGGACTAA
- a CDS encoding dienelactone hydrolase family protein yields MVVNEIQETVRIQMDSIILEGDLEIPEDAQGLVIFAHGSGSSRHSIRNKTVAKMLRQNKMATLLFDLLTPKEEEIDNVTAHLRFDIDLLSERLIGTTDWVLQNPATKNLNIGYFGASTGAAAALSAASKRSDKIGAVVSRGGRPDLAEHELPNVEAPTLLIVGGKDYQVIEMNREALKTLNCKKELQIIPGATHLFEEQGALEEVAKIAGNWFLEYLVTD; encoded by the coding sequence ATGGTGGTTAATGAAATCCAGGAAACTGTACGTATCCAGATGGATTCAATAATCCTTGAAGGCGATTTGGAAATTCCTGAAGATGCTCAGGGATTAGTGATATTTGCCCATGGCAGTGGAAGTAGTCGACATAGTATACGTAACAAAACCGTTGCAAAAATGCTGCGGCAGAATAAAATGGCCACACTTCTCTTTGACCTGTTAACTCCAAAAGAGGAAGAAATAGACAATGTTACAGCACACTTGAGATTCGATATAGACCTTCTTTCTGAACGTCTGATAGGAACCACTGATTGGGTTCTCCAAAACCCGGCTACAAAAAATTTGAATATCGGCTACTTTGGGGCCAGTACAGGCGCTGCAGCTGCTCTTAGTGCAGCCAGTAAACGTTCAGACAAAATTGGTGCAGTGGTTTCCAGAGGAGGCAGACCTGATCTAGCAGAACACGAACTTCCTAACGTAGAAGCACCTACACTCCTGATAGTTGGGGGGAAAGATTATCAGGTTATAGAGATGAATCGTGAGGCATTAAAAACTTTAAACTGCAAGAAAGAACTCCAAATCATCCCTGGGGCTACTCATCTCTTCGAGGAACAAGGAGCACTGGAAGAGGTCGCAAAGATTGCAGGAAATTGGTTTCTTGAATATTTAGTCACAGACTAA
- a CDS encoding PRC-barrel domain-containing protein, which produces MNGSVPKFLSASTIEKDKVEDLNGEDIGHIEELMIDLDFGTVAYAALSFKDKLFAVPWEALSLKEGEHRFVFHHDRSLLEDSEGFDKDNWPLSNERKWLTDVYSKYGFAPYWEK; this is translated from the coding sequence ATGAACGGAAGTGTACCTAAATTTTTGTCAGCAAGTACAATAGAAAAAGACAAAGTAGAGGATTTAAACGGTGAAGACATTGGCCATATAGAAGAACTGATGATTGACCTTGACTTTGGTACGGTTGCCTACGCAGCCCTTTCCTTCAAGGACAAGTTGTTTGCAGTTCCCTGGGAAGCATTGTCTCTGAAAGAAGGCGAGCATAGGTTTGTATTTCATCACGACAGGTCGCTGCTTGAAGATTCGGAAGGATTCGATAAAGATAATTGGCCTTTGTCCAATGAGCGCAAATGGCTGACGGATGTCTATTCAAAATATGGATTTGCTCCTTACTGGGAGAAATAA
- a CDS encoding ATP-dependent DNA ligase: MESFRKLVELYEELDNSTSHKKIIELLAEHFQDLEPAEVKITAYLALGTIGPRFEKIDLGIGDKYGIKAISQAYDVDKEKVEIAFGNQGDLGDVASVLNERQRSSLTLKYVFQHFVQIRDVSGKGSQKRKINLLAEVLSKARPLESRYIMRIAQGNLRLGFGEKFLLEALALAFTGSRENTAKVEDTYNICTDIGQLGESLAKHGMGSLGKFSIKIGRPVQMMLASRVDSMEELNEKFSTTMAAEEKYDGERVQVHVDGDNIKAFSRRLTDISEQFPDVIEAVRNSVKAEKIVLDGEIVAYEEGEFRPFQELMQRRRKYRVKEYVKKIPVTVFFFDVIYLEGKSLMNRSYPERRQVLEENLVETEKVKLSGRVVSADFSRIQHFFDACVEKGMEGIIIKSVKAKSTYRPGKRGWLWVKWKKEYIEDVRETFDLVIVGSYYGKGRRKGSFGALLCAVLNESEKRYETLAKVGTGFKDEDFAEINDLIKKYSVEKQPVNILIDSNMQPDKYIKPAVVIEVIGSEITSSPSHTSGQKNSGNGYALRFPRFLRIRYDKGPEDATTVEEVRHLK, translated from the coding sequence ATGGAGTCATTTCGGAAACTTGTGGAACTTTATGAAGAATTAGATAATTCCACATCTCATAAAAAAATAATTGAATTGCTGGCGGAGCATTTTCAAGATCTTGAGCCGGCAGAAGTGAAAATAACTGCATATCTTGCACTGGGTACAATCGGTCCCCGGTTTGAAAAAATTGATCTGGGAATTGGAGATAAATATGGTATAAAGGCCATCTCCCAGGCCTACGATGTGGATAAGGAAAAAGTAGAGATCGCATTTGGGAATCAAGGAGATCTGGGGGATGTGGCCTCTGTTCTTAATGAGAGACAGCGAAGTTCACTTACACTCAAGTATGTTTTTCAGCATTTTGTGCAGATAAGGGACGTTTCTGGAAAGGGTAGTCAAAAAAGAAAGATAAATTTACTCGCAGAAGTTCTGTCAAAGGCCAGACCTTTGGAATCCAGGTATATTATGCGTATTGCACAGGGAAATCTGAGACTGGGGTTTGGCGAGAAATTTCTTCTGGAAGCTCTGGCTCTGGCTTTTACAGGTTCCCGGGAGAATACAGCTAAAGTGGAAGATACATACAATATATGTACTGATATCGGTCAGCTCGGCGAGTCTCTGGCAAAACACGGGATGGGTTCGTTGGGAAAGTTTTCCATTAAAATTGGCAGACCTGTCCAGATGATGCTAGCCAGCAGGGTAGATAGTATGGAGGAACTGAATGAGAAATTCTCCACAACTATGGCAGCCGAGGAAAAATATGATGGAGAAAGGGTTCAGGTACATGTGGACGGGGATAATATAAAGGCATTCTCAAGACGGTTAACCGATATTTCTGAACAGTTTCCTGACGTCATTGAGGCTGTTCGCAATAGCGTAAAAGCTGAAAAAATTGTCTTGGATGGAGAAATAGTTGCCTATGAGGAAGGGGAGTTTCGCCCCTTCCAGGAACTTATGCAGCGCAGGCGAAAGTACCGTGTTAAGGAATATGTAAAAAAAATCCCTGTTACCGTTTTTTTCTTTGATGTTATATATCTCGAGGGTAAATCTCTGATGAACCGGTCTTATCCTGAAAGAAGACAAGTTTTGGAAGAAAATCTCGTAGAGACAGAAAAAGTAAAACTTTCAGGTCGGGTTGTGAGTGCAGATTTCTCCCGGATACAGCATTTTTTCGATGCTTGTGTGGAAAAGGGAATGGAAGGTATAATTATCAAGTCAGTAAAGGCTAAATCCACTTACAGGCCGGGAAAACGAGGTTGGTTGTGGGTTAAGTGGAAAAAGGAATATATCGAAGACGTAAGAGAAACCTTTGATCTGGTGATTGTTGGAAGTTATTATGGTAAAGGGAGGCGCAAAGGTTCATTTGGGGCATTGTTATGTGCTGTGCTAAATGAAAGCGAAAAAAGGTATGAAACTCTGGCTAAAGTAGGTACGGGTTTCAAAGATGAAGACTTTGCGGAAATCAACGATCTTATAAAAAAATACTCCGTTGAAAAACAACCTGTTAATATCCTTATAGACAGTAATATGCAGCCAGATAAATACATTAAACCAGCTGTTGTCATCGAAGTAATTGGATCGGAGATTACTTCAAGCCCCTCTCATACGTCAGGTCAGAAAAATTCCGGGAATGGATATGCACTACGTTTTCCACGTTTCCTTAGAATAAGGTATGACAAAGGCCCAGAGGATGCAACTACAGTTGAAGAGGTGAGGCATCTGAAATGA